A stretch of Arachis hypogaea cultivar Tifrunner chromosome 15, arahy.Tifrunner.gnm2.J5K5, whole genome shotgun sequence DNA encodes these proteins:
- the LOC112750340 gene encoding protein SPIRAL1-like 1 has protein sequence MGRGVSSGGGQSSLGYLFGSGEGEALKPAPKNTQPEAQTVNDVPPPKPAPPKITIDPNKPAGINSNSIDGQNTGNFITDRPSTKVHAAPGGGSSLGYLFGGPGDAK, from the exons ATGGGTCGTGGAGTTAGCAGTGGCGGCGGGCAAAGTTCATTAGGCTATCTTTTTGGTAGTGGAGAGGGAGAGGCCCTGAAACCAGCACCAAAAAATACCCAACCTGAAGCACAGACCGTAAATGATGTGCCTCCTCCTAAGCCAGCACCTCCTAAAATAACAATAGACCCAAACAAGCCTGCTGGTATCAATAGTAATTCTATAGATGGCCAGAATACGGGCAACTTCATCACG GACCGACCTTCGACCAAGGTCCATGCTGCCCCTGGCGGGGGCTCCTCTCTGGGTTACCTCTTTGGTGGACCAGGTGATGCAAAATGA